In the genome of Sardina pilchardus chromosome 14, fSarPil1.1, whole genome shotgun sequence, one region contains:
- the nkx6.1 gene encoding homeobox protein Nkx-6.1, producing MLAVGQMDGSRQSAFLLSTPPLAALHSMTEMKTPLYPAYPLSSGGPASSTSPTATSPNPGGIPVSSPGIKTSSGLSSIASHHHHHHHNCSAATPHGINDILSRPSLLAANAAAAVAASSSAGILSGLPRFSSLSPPPPHGLYFSPGAAAVAVARYPKPLTDLPGRTPIFWPGVMQSPHWRDARFACSPHPNSVLLDKDGKRKHTRPTFSGQQIFALEKTFEQTKYLAGPERARLAYSLGMTESQVKVWFQNRRTKWRKKHAAEMASAKKKQDSETERLKGASENEDDDDDYNKPLDPNSDDEKITQLLKKHKPNSALLIHTSENESS from the exons ATGTTAGCGGTGGGGCAGATGGACGGGTCTCGTCAGAGCGCTTTCCTCCTCAGTACCCCGCCACTAGCTGCTCTACATAGTATGACCGAAATGAAGACGCCTCTCTATCCAGCTTACCCGCTGTCTTCCGGCGGGCCTGCGTCGTCCACTTCTCCGACAGCTACCTCTCCAAATCCTGGTGGTATTCCTGTATCCTCTCCAGGAATTAAAACATCATCTGGACTTTCATCCATCGCATcgcatcaccaccatcatcatcataattgtTCGGCTGCCACCCCGCACGGAATAAACGATATACTGAGCCGCCCCTCGCTCCTCGCCGCTAATGCTGCGGCCGCCGTGGCTGCATCCTCGTCTGCTGGAATTCTGTCCGGACTGCCCCGCTTCAGCAGCCTGAGTCCTCCACCTCCGCACGGCCTGTATTTCAGCCCAGGCGCCGCGGCAGTGGCTGTAGCTCGTTACCCGAAGCCTTTGACAGATCTCCCTGGGAGGACACCGATCTTTTGGCCCGGAGTCATGCAAAGCCCTCACTGGAGAGACGCCAGGTTCGCCTGCTCACCTC ATCCGAATTCCGTTCTGTTGGATAAAGATGGCAAGAGGAAGCATACACGTCCCACGTTTTCAGGACAGCAGATATTCGCCCTGGAAAAGACTTTTGAGCAAACAAAATACCTAGCAGGACCAGAGAGAGCACGCCTGGCCTACTCTTTGGGAATGACAGAGAGCCAAGTCAAG GTATGGTTCCAGAATCGCAGGACAAAGTGGAGGAAAAAGCATGCTGCAGAGATGGCTTCTGCCAAGAAGAAGCAAGACTCGGAGACAGAGAGGCTGAAAGGTGCCTCAGAGAACGAAGATGACGATGACGACTACAACAAACCTTTAGATCCCAACTCAGACGACGAGAAAATAACGCAGCTACtgaaaaaacacaaaccaaACTCTGCCCTCCTTATCCACACCTCGGAGAACGAGAGTTCTTAG